DNA from Palaemon carinicauda isolate YSFRI2023 chromosome 23, ASM3689809v2, whole genome shotgun sequence:
CCAGATGGAAAcctttaaagaaattgataaagaatCAGAATCCCAGAAGGGAAcctttaaagaaattgataaagaatCAGAATCCCAGAAGGGAAactttaaagaaattgataaagaatCAGAATCCAATAAGGGAGCCTttaaagaaatagataaagaatCAAAATCCCAGAAGGTAAcctttaaagaaattgataaagaatCAGAATCTCAGAAGGGAAcctttaaagaaattgataaagaatCAGAATCCCAGAAGGTAAcctttaaagaaattgataaagaatCAGAATCCCAGAAGGGAAcctttaaagaaattgataaagaatCAGAATCCCAGAAGGTAAcctttaaagaaattgataaagaatCAGAATCCCAGAAGGGAAcctttaaagaaattgataaagaatCAAAATCCCAGAAGGTAACCTTtaaaagaaattgataaagaatCAGAATACCAGAAGGGAGcctttaaagaaattgataaagaatCAGAATCCCAGAAGGGAAGatttaaataaattgataaagaatCAGAATCCCAGAAGGGAAcctttaaagaaattgataaagaatCAGAATCCCAGAAGGTAAcctttaaagaaattgataaagaatCAGAATCCCAGAAGGGAAcctttaaagaaattgataaagaatCAGAATCCCAGAAGGTAAcctttaaagaaattgataaagaatCAGAATCCCAGAAGGGAAcctttaaagaaattgataaagaatCAGAATCCCAGAAGGGAACctttaaataaattgataaagaatCAGAATCCCAGAAGGGAGcctttaaagaaattgataaagaatCAAAATCCCAGAAGGGAAGatttaaataaattgataaagaatCAGAATCCCAGAAGGGAAcctttaaagaaattgataaagaatCAGAATCCCAGAAGGGAGcctttaaagaaattgataaagaatCAAAATCCCAGAAGGGAAGatttaaataaattgataaagaatCAGAATCCCAGAAGGTAAcctttaaagaaattgataaagaatCAGAATCCCAGAAGGGAAcctttaaagaaattgataaagaatCAGAATCCCAGAAGGGAGcctttaaagaaattgataaagaatCAGAATCCCAGAAGGGAAcctttaaagaaattgataaagaatCAGAATCCCAGAAGGGAAcctttaaagaaattgataaagaatCAGAATCCCAGAAGGGAAcctttaaagaaattgataaagaatCAAAATCCCAGAAGGGAAGatttaaataaattgataaagaatCAGAATCCCAAAGGgaacctttaaaaaaaattgataaagaatCAAAATCCCAAAAGGGAAGatttaaataaattgataaagaatCAAAGACTAAAAGGGAATGTTTAAAGAAATTTATAAAGAACCAAAATGTCAAAAGGGGGAATTTAGAGAGACTTAGATAAACTAATTTTGGGCAACAACGTGAACTAATGATGTTAGATACACTGAGAAAAGAAAGAGATACTAAACCAGGCAAGGTTTTAGTTAATTCATAACCTTCTAATCATGAATAAGACTCCAACGAATAGGGCCACTAAAATGAATAGATGATTGTCTAACCCTTGAGAAAATACTATATGATGaaataaaaggtaaataaaaagacCGACGATACACTGTTCAATATACTAGTCTTGTTGAAGTGCGGCAGACATCAACACGGGGTAAGAGATGGATTCGAGAGCCATTACAGCAGTAGTCTTTGTTGTATTAGAAGTATTATTAACAAACGGAATAGCTACATTGATGACAATTGAACAGCCTCAGGCAATCCAGTAACTCGGACTATAGTTATGCCCAAGccggtctccacccaagctaggaccatggagggccaggcattggctgctgatgactcgtaggtagacttataggctctacAAAAAAACCCAATCCCTAGCTTGCAATGACAGTAGGGTTgcacacactactagaaactactAAACTAGAGTGGGTCTTAAACTCCTGCCCAGCATATTgcaaggcagggacatttccaatagcctACCACAGCATCTCAAGCAGAATTCATAGCTATCCATGgactcattacaaaaataaatagccaacttattgcctttgccaaaattgAAGATTTTACGAAGAGTATGTATTCACATTTGTCTGTTTAGATtatttgagtgtttgtttgtttgtttgtgagcaactttacacaaaactacAATACCGATATTGACCAATCtcagtagtcatgttgggtatgacccaagaatgaatctgtaatatttttgaaaaaagcacatcaaagtacaagtaggcagcagtactttgaaataaTCCCAAGGTTAAgttaatggcaaatattttgttagtttattttttgtttgtgaacattacccaaaaactactgaaccaatttcaacgaaacatggTGGACAAaccattagatttaaaaaaaatacatttaaagtaCAAGTGCACAGAGGAGCTATGAGAAATATACTGCTGCTTGGCGTGACAAAGGCATgttctctaccgagtgcccctcgaGTTCATTATGCTTTCACGAAAGAGAAGTTGAATTTAACTGCTCTAGATATTCTTGTGGTATTCATGTGTTTGTATTAAAACGAAATCAATCAAAAGGGTTATGTTCATTCACAAGTTCCATCAATATAGCAGTCATAAGGAAGGACAAAATCAATCCCTTTACGATGGCACTCCAGGAAAAAAAAGTGACGGAAACAGAAAGGCGACACTCAGCCCTTGAACCTTAATGAGAAGGAATGCGACTCCATGTTTTACGTTTGAAAAGGTCTGATGATCCATGAAAAATCACCTGGTGCATTTAAGGTCAATGGCATCATTTGAAATCtacgctgtgagagagagagagagagagagagagagagagagagagagagagagagaggagagagagagagagagagagagagagagagagagaattaattcatTGTCAAACCCCAGAGCAGTAATTCTAACCCGCATATGTACATATCCAAACACACAATCCTAACCGGAAAACAGTGAAAGTAAGTAGCCCGTGTGGTGCATCCCTTACTCTTCAAAGCCTTTTGTTCTGCGCCACTGAACTCTGAAGACGACGACTATATTTTAGGAGTTACAAAAGGGGACCTGTTGTGTTGCCTCGCAATAACAACTGGTGTGcccctagaaagagagagagagagagagagagagagagagagagagagagagagagagagagagagagagagagagagagagagagaggattccaaGACTAGGAATAGAGAAAACCATACCTTTAGTGAAATGGAAGATTATGGTAATCATGACAAATGAAAAGAGTAAAATcctaaataaaaatgtttaaatagGAATTGGATCGTagttatgaatttgggctatatagcccagcaCTGGGGCCTGTGAAACCATTTAGAGGTCTGAAGTGGAACTGGAGGAAATGCAGTTACACTATAGAGTttaagttagaagaggttggacagcaaaaaggAAGAAAGAATGAAGGCGAAGAAGGAAAAAGATGTAAAGGAAACTTTAACTGCTGGTCAAGGATAAAACTAGAGAGGCACCCAgagggtgcagacctccgccacggcagcttatttcttgcctTTTGCTCAACCCTGAGATTGACCattgacctaaacatgtatcaattgccgtggattttcatacactgtaatatgaaccaagtttgaagtctctgtggcaacgatgtccaaacttatggctgattacatgaattggacatttttcttgaccgtgaccttgaccttccaaaatttaataatttccagcttcttacatgaacacacacaaacagggggtaaaacatagcctcctaccagcttcattggcagaggtaacaaaAACTGCATATCAAACTTCCAATAAATagtaaacaaaatattcaaataggAATTGGAACAGCTTAACAACTTTCCCAACGAGTCAAAAACAAAGGGAAATCTAATGACCTTTGCTGTCACCTAAGGAAACAATTGACCTCACTAATGATGGAAGAAATGTCATGTCAGCATAAGATGAAAAGCAGGAGAAACAGCCTTCGCAATCCATGGGGATaagtatgtggtaacgtccctaactggtgaacgccagattgtgttcgagtcccgctcgaactcgttaagtttctttgatcgcttcaacctcaccatccttgtgagctaaggaaggagggtttgggggagcttataggtatatctgctgagtcatcaacagccattgcctggccctccttggtcctagcttgggtggagagggggcctgagcactgatcatatgtagcctatatatggtcagtctctacagtattgttctgcttgatagggcatgtcactgtcccttgcctctgccattcatgaatgacctttaaccctttaaaaagTCTGACAAGGCTAACTGGCAGTCGTAGAACCATGGAGTGATTTTAATTAGACTGTAAATCCTACTTAACATACTgagatttttatcaaaatatttcacaGTTTTCTCAATATGTGCAAGTACTCTTTCACATAAAATTTCAACATTCCCTTACATGTTCAACTTTTAACAAATAATTTAAACCTGTCTTTCACATACGTCCACAACGTCAAAAAAAAACGTAAAGGAAACATGCATAGATTtaaaaccacgagagagagagagagagagagagagagagagagagagagagagagagagagagagagagagagagactcttacctCCGATGGTAATTGGTTGTTGGGAGGTGTTTCTACGAGTATATTGATATTCCAGACATTGGCTGACCTCAGAAGAAAGGGTTTCGGGCACCTCCATGAAGTGGATGAGCACGATTGGTGTCAATGCCTAGTATGCATCATCCTCTGATTTCTTCAGGCTGTAATTAAAACAACACCGTCAAAACAAGACAGTAAATAGATAAAACAAATGAATTGCTACAAAATTAAGACCACTTAAAAAATGCAACATGGCCATACTGGAAAGTTACACAAGCTGATGCATAAAGAAATCTTAATTCATAAACAATAGAATTTTGGGAAAATTATCTTCTGCTAAATTTTGCTTCGCCTTTTATAACTTGTTTACTTATTTTGAGCTATGATGATAATTAAAACATTAATAGCAATGTGAGTAATACATGATATATTATGAAAATGGGTTTAACTCCCAGCTAAACTTGAAGAAAactaattaaatttcttttaaaagaCCAGGTAGGAAGCTATAGCACTTGAAAGAATACCTAAACaaagttactattatcattattagcgaagccacaatcctagtttgaaaagcagaatgctacaaggacAAGGGCTCAAACTGGGAAAGCAGCTCATTTGGGAAAAGAtaattattactgtactgtattattattactagacaagctacagcccatattggaaaagcagaatgctacaggcAGGGTTATTTCCAATAGCCTTATACAATACATACCATCAAATTATTACTATTACCGCTAGAGTTTTTGGGTCccttggccagacagtactacattggatccctctctatggttaaggctcatttcatctttgtctacacatacacagaatagtctggcccattattaacacattctcctcttttctcatatgcctatgaacactgaaattaccaaacaattcttcttctctcaagaggttaataacagcactgtaattgttcagtggctactttcctcttggtaagagtagagagactttagctatggtatgcagctcttctaggagaaggacactccaaaatcaaacaattgttctctagtcttgggtagtaccatagcctctgtagcctaccatggtcttccactgacttgggttagatctctcttgcatgagggtaccctctagcacactattctatctttttttctcttccttttgctattttcaagtttttatagtttatatatgaaagctttatctTAATGCTATTTTTCTTATGCAGTACtacttgtaatttttccttatttcctttcctcactaggctattttcccaattggagcccttgggcttatagcat
Protein-coding regions in this window:
- the LOC137617625 gene encoding cylicin-2-like, with protein sequence METFKEIDKESESQKGTFKEIDKESESQKGNFKEIDKESESNKGAFKEIDKESKSQKVTFKEIDKESESQKGTFKEIDKESESQKVTFKEIDKESESQKGTFKEIDKESESQKVTFKEIDKESESQKGTFKEIDKESKSQKGTFKEIDKESESQKVTFKEIDKESESQKGTFKEIDKESESQKVTFKEIDKESESQKGTFKEIDKESESQKGAFKEIDKESESQKGTFKEIDKESESQKGTFKEIDKESESQKGTFKEIDKESKSQKGRFK